The Yoonia sp. SS1-5 genome contains a region encoding:
- a CDS encoding type 1 glutamine amidotransferase: MRIGILQTGHAPDALKPDHGDFATLFKALLDGHGFTFTTFSVVDMELPEDRAACDGWLVTGSKHGAYEDHPFIPPLEALIRDIYDADIPLVGVCFGHQIIAQALGGKVEKFSDGWAVGRQTYDWAGEQVALNAWHQDQVVALPPDAKVLASNDFCQNAALVYGRRAFTVQPHPEFDNRYVAGLARHRGPGVVPEPLLQQVADNLDAPIDNGRLADDIARFFKERRVA; encoded by the coding sequence ATGAGAATCGGGATTTTGCAGACCGGACATGCGCCTGACGCACTGAAACCGGATCACGGGGATTTTGCGACCCTTTTCAAGGCACTGCTCGACGGGCATGGGTTTACATTCACGACGTTCAGCGTCGTTGATATGGAACTTCCAGAGGACCGCGCAGCCTGCGATGGCTGGCTGGTGACCGGGTCAAAACACGGCGCCTATGAGGATCACCCATTCATTCCCCCGCTGGAGGCGTTGATCCGCGACATCTATGACGCGGATATTCCGCTTGTGGGCGTCTGCTTTGGTCACCAGATCATCGCCCAAGCCCTGGGTGGCAAGGTTGAAAAGTTCAGCGATGGCTGGGCGGTTGGGCGCCAAACCTACGATTGGGCAGGCGAACAAGTGGCGCTGAATGCATGGCATCAGGATCAGGTCGTGGCCCTCCCCCCGGATGCCAAGGTGCTGGCCAGCAATGATTTTTGCCAAAACGCGGCCCTTGTGTATGGCCGTAGGGCCTTTACGGTTCAGCCACACCCGGAATTCGACAATCGTTACGTGGCCGGGCTGGCCCGGCATCGTGGCCCCGGCGTCGTCCCCGAACCATTGCTGCAGCAGGTCGCGGACAACCTCGACGCACCAATCGACAATGGCAGACTGGCAGACGACATTGCCCGGTTTTTCAAGGAAAGGCGCGTCGCATGA
- a CDS encoding glutamine synthetase family protein — MSWMTAIPDAAKTYLETKRLDEVECVIADLPGIARGKAVPAIKWDKQAHFHLPNSIFFQTITGDWGEAAGPDGFLEPDMILKPDLGTATAAPWAGDGTLQIIHDAFDQKGAPVPFAPRNVLRRVVDLYAAEGWTPVVAPEMEFYLVARNIDPAKAIEPMMGRTGRPAAGRQAYSMMAVDDYGPVIDDIYEFAEIQGIEIDGIAQEGGAGQLEINLRHGDPIQLADQVFFFKRLIREAALRHDCFATFMAKPIEGEPGSAMHIHHSVLDTKGRNIFTGPQGGETDAFFHFIGGLQDHMPSVIAIIAPYVNSFRRYVRDHAAPINLEWGRDNRTTGIRIPISDPSARRIENRLAGMDCNPYLSIAASLACGYLGMKNEIRPDKRWNGDAYESDDQIPQGLYSALELFDAATDIHAVLGPEFARVYSIVKRAEYNEFLQVISPWEREHLLLNV; from the coding sequence ATGAGCTGGATGACTGCAATCCCCGACGCGGCCAAGACCTATCTGGAAACCAAGCGGCTGGACGAAGTCGAATGCGTTATCGCCGATCTGCCTGGCATCGCCCGTGGCAAGGCCGTGCCAGCCATCAAATGGGACAAGCAGGCCCATTTTCATCTGCCCAATTCGATCTTCTTCCAGACCATTACCGGCGACTGGGGCGAGGCCGCAGGGCCGGATGGTTTTCTGGAACCGGATATGATCCTGAAACCCGATCTTGGGACCGCAACCGCAGCCCCCTGGGCCGGAGACGGGACATTGCAAATCATCCATGACGCCTTTGATCAAAAGGGCGCGCCGGTTCCCTTTGCCCCCCGCAATGTACTGCGCCGGGTGGTCGATCTATATGCGGCCGAAGGCTGGACCCCTGTGGTCGCCCCCGAGATGGAATTCTATCTTGTGGCGCGCAATATCGACCCGGCCAAAGCGATTGAGCCGATGATGGGGCGCACCGGACGCCCGGCGGCTGGCCGGCAGGCCTATTCGATGATGGCCGTTGATGATTATGGCCCGGTGATCGACGATATCTATGAATTTGCCGAAATACAGGGCATCGAGATTGACGGGATCGCCCAGGAAGGCGGCGCCGGACAATTGGAGATCAACCTGCGCCATGGCGATCCGATCCAACTGGCTGATCAGGTGTTCTTTTTCAAACGACTGATCCGCGAGGCCGCGCTGCGCCATGATTGCTTTGCCACCTTCATGGCCAAACCAATCGAGGGTGAGCCGGGATCGGCAATGCACATCCACCATTCCGTCCTTGATACCAAGGGGCGCAATATCTTTACCGGGCCACAGGGTGGTGAAACGGACGCCTTCTTTCACTTTATCGGCGGTCTGCAGGATCACATGCCAAGCGTCATCGCGATCATTGCGCCCTATGTGAACAGCTTTCGGCGCTATGTGCGCGACCATGCAGCACCCATCAACCTCGAATGGGGGCGCGACAACCGCACGACAGGTATTCGTATTCCAATCTCTGATCCATCGGCCCGCCGGATTGAAAACCGTCTGGCTGGCATGGATTGCAACCCCTATCTGAGCATCGCCGCCTCGCTGGCGTGCGGCTACCTGGGGATGAAGAATGAAATCCGCCCTGACAAGCGCTGGAACGGGGATGCCTACGAGTCCGACGATCAGATCCCCCAAGGGCTCTATAGCGCGTTAGAGCTGTTTGACGCCGCCACCGACATCCACGCGGTGCTTGGCCCTGAATTCGCCCGCGTCTATTCGATTGTGAAACGGGCCGAATATAACGAGTTTCTGCAGGTGATCAGCCCGTGGGAACGCGAGCATCTGCTGTTAAACGTATGA
- a CDS encoding GFA family protein, whose amino-acid sequence MSQTQFAAACHCGAVQFEVSLSEGLGSARRCTCSFCRMRGAVAVTAPLDGIRFLQGEKHLALYQFGTKTAKHYFCPTCGIYTHHQRRSNPNEYGVNVACLDGVSPFDFLEVLVHNGVQHPADDPTAPQDAGVLWFAPNSRLAGDQG is encoded by the coding sequence ATGTCACAAACCCAATTCGCCGCGGCGTGCCATTGCGGCGCGGTACAGTTTGAAGTTTCCCTCAGCGAGGGTCTTGGTTCTGCGCGCCGCTGTACATGCTCTTTTTGCCGGATGCGCGGCGCTGTTGCGGTCACCGCCCCGCTTGACGGTATCCGGTTTCTGCAGGGCGAAAAGCATCTGGCGCTGTACCAATTCGGGACAAAGACAGCCAAGCACTATTTTTGCCCGACCTGCGGGATATACACCCATCATCAACGCCGCTCGAACCCCAATGAATACGGCGTGAATGTTGCCTGTCTGGATGGTGTCAGCCCCTTCGATTTTCTAGAGGTGCTGGTGCATAACGGGGTTCAACACCCCGCCGATGACCCGACAGCGCCGCAGGATGCGGGTGTTTTGTGGTTCGCGCCAAATAGCCGGTTGGCGGGTGATCAGGGCTGA
- a CDS encoding FAD-binding oxidoreductase, producing the protein MNPLYRNDRPGQFPRSWYAASTDIPPERPPLHGATTADVCVIGAGYTGLSAARHLAARGMDVVVLDAHRAGFGASGRNGGQVGTGFNISQQRLEAKYGGALAKDLWLLAEEAKQDLRDFCTAHAPDARYMPGVAHGCYSKAEAAEETAIAEHLATHYNYPHISSLDKDGFADIVKSPRYQGGTLDMGAGHLHPLRYALALARAAEAAGARIYDRSEVHDVAPGDPSEIRTNRGRVHASHVIFAGNGYLPHINRPIAAKVMPINSFICATAPLGDKAAEILTRDIAVADSKFVVNYFRLSEDHRLLFGGRESYTIAFPKDIQTALINRMTGLFPQLDGVKVDYVWGGTLAITMSRLPAIQRVGPNMVSGAGFSGHGVALSGLAGKVMAEAVAGQAGRFDTLNALQIPNFPGGAAFRGPLLTLAMTWYALRDRLGI; encoded by the coding sequence ATGAACCCGCTATATCGTAACGACCGCCCCGGCCAGTTTCCACGCAGCTGGTATGCAGCCAGCACTGACATACCCCCTGAACGCCCCCCGCTGCATGGCGCAACAACGGCCGATGTCTGCGTCATTGGCGCAGGCTATACCGGGCTGTCCGCCGCGCGCCATCTGGCCGCTAGGGGGATGGATGTGGTTGTGCTGGACGCGCATCGCGCGGGGTTTGGCGCCTCGGGGCGCAATGGCGGGCAGGTTGGGACGGGTTTCAATATCTCGCAACAAAGGCTCGAGGCGAAGTACGGGGGCGCGCTGGCCAAGGATCTGTGGCTGCTGGCCGAAGAGGCAAAGCAGGACCTGCGGGACTTTTGCACAGCACATGCCCCCGATGCCCGCTATATGCCCGGGGTTGCCCATGGGTGTTATAGCAAAGCCGAGGCCGCCGAAGAGACCGCCATCGCCGAACATCTTGCAACGCATTACAACTATCCTCATATCAGCTCGCTCGATAAGGATGGCTTTGCCGATATCGTCAAATCCCCCCGCTATCAGGGCGGCACGCTGGATATGGGCGCGGGGCATCTGCATCCGCTGCGTTACGCCTTGGCGCTTGCCCGCGCGGCCGAGGCCGCAGGCGCCCGGATTTATGATCGGTCCGAAGTGCATGATGTGGCACCGGGCGATCCGTCTGAAATCAGGACAAATCGCGGCCGGGTCCATGCAAGCCATGTGATCTTTGCGGGCAACGGATATCTGCCACATATCAACCGGCCCATTGCCGCCAAGGTCATGCCAATCAACAGCTTTATCTGTGCCACGGCACCGCTGGGCGACAAGGCCGCCGAAATACTGACCCGCGACATCGCCGTGGCGGACAGCAAGTTCGTGGTGAATTACTTTCGGCTGTCCGAGGATCACAGGCTGCTCTTCGGAGGGCGGGAAAGTTATACCATCGCCTTTCCAAAGGATATCCAGACCGCCCTGATCAATCGGATGACGGGTCTCTTTCCGCAGCTTGACGGGGTCAAGGTCGACTACGTCTGGGGCGGAACCCTTGCCATCACGATGAGCCGCCTGCCCGCCATTCAACGGGTTGGGCCAAATATGGTGTCGGGCGCCGGATTTTCCGGCCACGGCGTGGCGCTATCGGGTCTTGCGGGCAAGGTCATGGCCGAGGCTGTTGCAGGTCAGGCGGGCCGGTTCGATACGCTGAACGCATTGCAAATACCCAACTTCCCGGGCGGCGCAGCCTTTCGTGGGCCGCTGCTGACCCTTGCGATGACATGGTACGCGCTGCGGGACCGGCTGGGAATATAG
- a CDS encoding aminotransferase class I/II-fold pyridoxal phosphate-dependent enzyme, giving the protein MQPVPNVYDAEPIPPAAMAEVTRILSTGDLFRYTSDASPVALLEAEFAALLGAKYALAVSSCSAALFLSLKALGLPRDAKVLIPAFTFGAVPSAVVHADCVPVLCECGDTYRLDMDDFAAKLPDVDAVIISHMRGHTSDMDRVMQLCDAANIPVIEDAAHSLGTTWHGRNIGTIGKVGCFSFQSYKLLNAGEGGIMITDDADLIAQAVIMSGAYEHNWKKHPVLASAFAKWQNKLPLYNQRLNTVSAAIIRPQLDALASRVSKGRRNHDHVAAQLNTSPWLSVPDKMAAERRAPDSIQFNLVGLTTSQIAAFATAAGDAGLKVQVFGQSTDNARAFWNWQFLKHIPDLPKTRAMLMRACDVRLPARLSLAECDIIAAVILEAVSDVMTPPKAYGT; this is encoded by the coding sequence ATGCAGCCAGTACCGAACGTTTATGACGCCGAACCCATCCCGCCAGCCGCCATGGCGGAGGTTACACGCATCCTCAGCACGGGCGATTTGTTTCGCTACACGTCTGACGCCTCGCCTGTCGCGCTGCTAGAGGCCGAGTTTGCCGCATTGCTGGGCGCAAAATACGCGCTGGCTGTATCGTCCTGCTCGGCCGCGCTGTTCTTGTCGCTCAAGGCGTTGGGGCTGCCACGGGATGCCAAGGTGCTGATCCCTGCCTTCACCTTTGGGGCCGTGCCGTCGGCGGTTGTGCATGCTGACTGCGTGCCAGTGTTGTGCGAATGTGGCGACACTTACCGGCTTGATATGGATGACTTCGCCGCAAAACTGCCCGATGTGGATGCGGTGATCATCAGCCATATGCGCGGACATACATCCGACATGGACAGGGTCATGCAGCTTTGTGATGCCGCCAATATCCCGGTGATCGAAGACGCGGCACATTCGCTTGGCACCACCTGGCATGGCCGGAATATCGGCACTATCGGCAAGGTCGGATGTTTCAGCTTTCAATCCTACAAGCTGCTGAACGCCGGCGAAGGCGGCATCATGATCACGGATGATGCCGATCTGATCGCACAGGCCGTCATCATGTCCGGCGCCTACGAGCATAACTGGAAAAAACACCCCGTCCTGGCAAGCGCGTTTGCGAAATGGCAGAACAAGCTGCCGCTTTATAATCAGCGGCTTAACACAGTTTCAGCCGCGATCATTCGGCCGCAACTGGATGCGCTGGCCTCTCGCGTCAGCAAAGGCAGGCGCAACCACGATCATGTTGCCGCACAACTCAACACCTCGCCCTGGCTCTCGGTCCCGGACAAAATGGCAGCAGAGCGGCGGGCGCCTGACTCAATTCAGTTCAACCTTGTCGGCCTGACAACGTCACAAATCGCAGCATTTGCGACCGCCGCCGGGGATGCGGGCCTGAAAGTGCAGGTCTTCGGCCAAAGCACAGATAATGCGCGGGCGTTCTGGAACTGGCAGTTTCTCAAGCACATCCCTGATCTGCCAAAGACCCGCGCCATGCTGATGCGCGCCTGCGATGTGCGGCTTCCCGCGCGGCTAAGTCTGGCAGAGTGCGATATCATCGCAGCGGTCATTCTGGAGGCCGTCAGCGATGTGATGACGCCGCCCAAAGCCTACGGGACCTAG
- a CDS encoding LysR family transcriptional regulator → MATTGKITLWGVEVFVATAEEASISAAARRLGSSAATVSQQITNLEGAIGTTLLNRGERPVTLTPAGEMFLRRANTILNEADQAKAELAMADFSRLTRFRLGMIEDFDADVTPGLLTKLSTELKNCQFLLETGASHRLFDLLDSRALDVIVAADMGQSLAGMEVHQLMEEPFVVAAPKGMIAPGDVARQLRRLQLIQYTTRHHMGRVIAGHLARQNLRLTHRFELDSYHAIMAMVAEGAGWTILTPLGWLRAGRFREAVDLWPLPFAPLSRTISLTARQDILGEMPKKITARIKPLLRDMIVDPAGQSYPWLKDGLRIY, encoded by the coding sequence TTGGCGACCACCGGAAAAATAACGCTTTGGGGTGTTGAAGTCTTCGTGGCGACGGCGGAAGAGGCGTCAATCTCTGCTGCGGCCCGCCGTCTTGGCAGTTCTGCCGCAACCGTCAGCCAGCAAATCACAAATCTGGAAGGGGCTATTGGCACCACCCTGCTTAACCGCGGTGAACGGCCCGTCACGCTGACCCCTGCGGGCGAGATGTTTCTGCGCCGGGCCAACACGATCCTGAATGAGGCTGATCAGGCCAAGGCCGAACTGGCCATGGCGGATTTCAGCCGGCTGACCCGGTTCCGGCTGGGCATGATCGAGGATTTTGATGCCGATGTCACACCCGGATTGCTGACCAAGCTCAGCACGGAACTGAAGAATTGCCAGTTCCTGCTGGAAACCGGGGCGTCACATCGCCTGTTCGATTTGTTGGACAGCAGGGCGCTGGATGTCATCGTTGCCGCTGATATGGGCCAGTCGCTTGCCGGGATGGAAGTACATCAACTGATGGAAGAGCCGTTTGTGGTCGCGGCCCCCAAAGGCATGATTGCGCCCGGCGATGTGGCCCGCCAGCTGCGCCGGCTACAGCTGATCCAATACACGACGCGCCACCATATGGGGCGCGTCATCGCGGGTCATCTGGCGCGGCAGAACCTGCGTCTGACCCATCGGTTCGAGCTTGATAGTTATCACGCCATCATGGCGATGGTCGCCGAAGGGGCCGGTTGGACAATCCTGACCCCGCTGGGATGGCTGCGGGCGGGGCGGTTCCGCGAGGCCGTTGATCTCTGGCCGCTGCCATTCGCACCATTGTCGCGCACGATATCCCTGACCGCCCGGCAGGATATCCTGGGTGAAATGCCCAAGAAAATCACCGCCCGGATCAAACCGCTTTTGCGGGATATGATCGTTGATCCGGCCGGGCAGAGCTATCCATGGCTGAAAGATGGGTTGCGGATTTACTAG
- the phaR gene encoding polyhydroxyalkanoate synthesis repressor PhaR → MADTNKPLLIKRYASRRLYNTETSDYVTLEDIAVFIREGREVQIVDLKSGDDLTRQYLLQIIAEHESRGESVLPVDVLTDLVRSYTSQAASVVPQFLQASFEMLREGQSKAMENMGKANPMANMPGFDAMRAQQEAFFKAMTGGLIPGANNATKESDDDLDAIKDQLSALQEKLSKMGK, encoded by the coding sequence ATGGCAGACACGAATAAACCCCTGCTGATCAAGCGCTACGCAAGCCGGCGTCTCTATAATACCGAGACGAGCGACTATGTCACCTTGGAAGATATCGCCGTTTTCATTCGCGAAGGACGCGAAGTGCAGATCGTCGATCTGAAATCGGGGGATGATCTGACGCGGCAATATCTGTTGCAGATTATCGCAGAACACGAAAGCCGCGGCGAAAGTGTATTGCCTGTTGATGTGCTGACCGATCTGGTCCGCAGCTATACCAGTCAGGCTGCATCCGTGGTGCCGCAGTTTCTGCAGGCCAGTTTTGAGATGTTGCGCGAAGGGCAATCCAAGGCGATGGAGAATATGGGCAAGGCGAACCCAATGGCAAACATGCCAGGGTTTGATGCAATGCGCGCGCAGCAAGAGGCATTCTTCAAGGCGATGACCGGCGGTCTGATCCCGGGCGCAAATAATGCCACGAAAGAATCCGACGATGATCTTGATGCAATCAAGGACCAACTATCCGCGTTGCAGGAAAAACTTTCCAAGATGGGGAAATAG
- a CDS encoding class I SAM-dependent methyltransferase, whose product MPDLHYTDPALVEIYDAFNGWSADRDYYLSLPHSRPARVLEVGCGTGLVARALARQGHDVTGLDPARPMLDYGRRRPSGETVTWVCGTLSDCVDQPFDLIFMTGHAFQCLIADAEIETAFVRIRDLLMPDGRFVFETRNPAARVWTRWVPETTRRQLTMSDGGVVTEEHDLVAVAGELVSFTSTYQVGGRKLVSHSTLRFADLARLTALARKAGLAVKMVHGDWDRSVLTPHSPEIIVTLVPS is encoded by the coding sequence ATGCCAGACCTGCACTATACCGATCCCGCACTTGTCGAGATCTACGATGCGTTCAACGGGTGGAGCGCTGATCGCGACTATTATCTGAGCCTGCCGCATAGCCGCCCGGCCCGTGTGCTGGAAGTCGGATGTGGGACGGGGTTGGTTGCCCGCGCGCTGGCCCGGCAGGGCCATGATGTCACCGGGCTTGATCCGGCCCGGCCCATGCTTGACTACGGGCGGCGCCGGCCATCGGGCGAGACTGTGACCTGGGTCTGCGGGACGCTGAGCGATTGTGTGGATCAGCCGTTTGATCTGATCTTTATGACCGGGCATGCATTCCAGTGCCTGATCGCCGATGCCGAAATCGAGACCGCTTTTGTCCGCATTCGCGACCTGCTTATGCCCGACGGACGATTTGTGTTCGAGACCCGCAATCCCGCCGCCCGCGTATGGACCAGATGGGTTCCTGAAACCACGCGGCGGCAATTGACGATGTCGGATGGGGGCGTTGTCACCGAAGAACATGATCTGGTTGCCGTGGCGGGTGAGTTGGTATCATTCACCTCGACCTATCAGGTCGGGGGGCGGAAACTTGTGTCGCACAGCACCCTGCGCTTTGCTGATCTTGCGCGGCTGACGGCCCTCGCGCGCAAGGCAGGATTGGCGGTCAAGATGGTCCATGGCGATTGGGATCGCAGCGTGCTGACGCCACATAGCCCTGAAATCATTGTGACGTTGGTACCTTCGTGA
- a CDS encoding phasin family protein, giving the protein MAKTQDFTAVFKDMMGAFPVDTKAMEEQFKNQTTLAEKMSAVAIDAAGKSAELSAKWTQDTLAKVEAMSKAKAEPADYAKAMTDFASAQAESAAEHMSAFAEIAKKVQTQTMELVLAAGKDMSEDMTAAAKKATNEVTAAAKKATAAAK; this is encoded by the coding sequence ATGGCTAAGACACAAGATTTCACCGCTGTATTCAAAGACATGATGGGCGCCTTCCCTGTCGACACAAAGGCAATGGAAGAGCAGTTCAAGAACCAGACAACGCTTGCTGAAAAAATGTCCGCAGTTGCAATCGACGCTGCTGGCAAATCTGCCGAGCTGTCTGCAAAGTGGACACAGGACACATTGGCAAAAGTGGAAGCCATGTCCAAAGCAAAGGCAGAGCCTGCTGACTACGCCAAAGCAATGACAGATTTCGCATCTGCACAAGCTGAGTCCGCTGCCGAGCACATGTCTGCTTTCGCTGAAATCGCGAAAAAAGTGCAGACACAGACCATGGAACTGGTTCTGGCTGCTGGCAAAGACATGTCCGAGGACATGACTGCTGCTGCGAAAAAAGCAACAAACGAAGTGACTGCTGCTGCCAAGAAAGCAACTGCAGCTGCCAAGTAA